A region from the Afifella aestuarii genome encodes:
- a CDS encoding outer membrane protein translates to MRGLGTAVFGMVVLAGPALAADLPEAPAPYVPVTSPVSVSQWEGFYTGMHFGWSSDNIDGRTPAGTDFSMSDHGGFSGGGLRGYNWLFGNVVLGLEGDITIHETKTENASVSVGSDYIWDAGVYGRLGYTWGRFMPYVMAGGRVAEIHGHSLAPMTQGDVTRHLGWSVGAGLEVAVYYPIRLRAEYLYTRFGAEDYVFSGGSTEFEPEAQQFRGAIIFALGNGFKDYPESFLTRPGNTWSGFYGGAMVSASMLQDDAEIAGLGSDDASDGSFGTGMFLGANYQFGNVVTGLDADLSLREGESTSTIAGVRLDKEPMWDAHVRGRIGYAWDRFLPYLAGGFAITQVHFQQEGTSSLNVEPAKGWTVGAGVDVAITDHVFGRLEYLHDEFEDVTGDVVAGAASFEPSVDTVRAGIAVRLP, encoded by the coding sequence ATGCGTGGTCTTGGAACAGCCGTCTTCGGCATGGTCGTCCTTGCAGGCCCCGCTCTCGCCGCCGATCTTCCAGAAGCGCCCGCACCCTATGTTCCGGTCACATCTCCGGTGTCCGTGTCGCAATGGGAGGGCTTCTACACCGGCATGCATTTCGGTTGGTCGTCGGACAATATCGACGGTCGGACCCCCGCCGGCACCGACTTCTCCATGAGCGACCATGGCGGTTTTTCCGGCGGCGGACTGCGCGGCTACAACTGGCTCTTCGGCAATGTCGTCCTCGGCCTGGAAGGTGACATCACCATCCACGAGACCAAGACGGAAAATGCGTCCGTCTCAGTGGGCAGCGATTACATCTGGGATGCCGGTGTCTATGGGCGCCTCGGCTATACGTGGGGCCGCTTCATGCCGTACGTCATGGCCGGCGGCCGCGTGGCCGAGATCCATGGCCATTCTCTCGCGCCGATGACCCAGGGCGATGTGACCCGCCATCTCGGCTGGTCGGTCGGCGCCGGCCTCGAAGTTGCGGTCTACTATCCGATCCGCCTGCGCGCGGAATACCTCTACACCCGCTTCGGCGCCGAGGATTACGTCTTCAGCGGCGGCTCGACGGAGTTCGAGCCGGAGGCCCAGCAGTTTCGTGGCGCCATCATCTTCGCTCTCGGCAACGGCTTTAAGGACTATCCCGAAAGCTTCCTGACGAGGCCCGGAAACACCTGGTCGGGCTTTTACGGCGGTGCGATGGTCAGCGCGTCGATGCTCCAGGACGATGCAGAGATCGCCGGCCTCGGCAGCGATGATGCGAGCGACGGCAGCTTCGGCACGGGCATGTTCCTTGGTGCGAACTACCAGTTTGGCAATGTCGTCACGGGCCTCGATGCCGATCTCAGCCTCCGCGAGGGCGAATCGACATCGACCATCGCGGGCGTGCGGCTCGACAAGGAGCCGATGTGGGATGCGCATGTGCGCGGCCGTATCGGTTATGCCTGGGACCGGTTCCTGCCCTACCTCGCGGGCGGTTTTGCCATCACGCAAGTCCACTTCCAACAGGAAGGCACGTCTTCGCTCAATGTCGAGCCTGCGAAAGGCTGGACGGTCGGTGCTGGTGTCGACGTTGCGATTACCGATCACGTGTTTGGGCGGCTCGAGTATCTCCACGACGAATTCGAAGACGTGACCGGCGATGTCGTTGCAGGTGCGGCGAGCTTCGAACCATCTGTAGACACGGTGCGCGCCGGTATCGCCGTTCGTCTTCCATAA